A stretch of Dehalococcoidia bacterium DNA encodes these proteins:
- a CDS encoding PIN domain-containing protein translates to MVIVDTSIWLQFFRLQPSSVKKEMDRLRASGEIAVVGVVLAEVLQGARTEREAEQLRAGLRGFPYLEETQGTWVRVGELSHQLRQKGVTVSIMDLLIAALALEHGCEVYTLDEHFERVPGLTLHTVRG, encoded by the coding sequence ATGGTGATTGTTGACACGTCTATTTGGCTCCAGTTCTTCAGGCTGCAACCGTCGTCGGTGAAGAAGGAGATGGACCGGCTGCGGGCCAGCGGCGAGATCGCCGTCGTGGGCGTTGTGCTGGCCGAGGTTCTCCAGGGGGCGAGAACCGAGCGGGAGGCGGAACAGCTACGTGCGGGTCTGAGAGGATTCCCCTATCTGGAGGAAACGCAAGGGACATGGGTTCGGGTGGGAGAGCTCTCCCACCAGCTCCGCCAAAAGGGCGTGACGGTATCCATCATGGACCTGCTCATCGCGGCGCTGGCCCTGGAGCATGGCTGCGAGGTCTATACGCTGGATGAGCACTTTGAGCGCGTGCCAGGGCTTACGCTCCACACGGTGCGAGGGTAA
- a CDS encoding type II toxin-antitoxin system VapB family antitoxin, whose product MRTTLDIDKDVLEEVARLTGERKKSKAVMKALQDYVRRRNIERLWSLAGKIDLVDNWHELRHAEPR is encoded by the coding sequence ATGCGCACGACACTGGATATTGACAAGGATGTGTTGGAGGAAGTCGCGCGCCTGACGGGAGAGCGCAAGAAAAGCAAGGCGGTGATGAAGGCCCTCCAGGACTATGTGCGCCGGAGGAATATCGAAAGACTATGGAGCCTGGCGGGGAAGATAGACCTGGTGGACAACTGGCATGAGCTGCGCCACGCGGAGCCCCGGTAG